A single region of the Polyodon spathula isolate WHYD16114869_AA chromosome 12, ASM1765450v1, whole genome shotgun sequence genome encodes:
- the LOC121323895 gene encoding programmed cell death protein 4-like: MGTEIQQCDTVALAPEALSLSGKDRIVAPERDWPSSLDREQQEARLQAKAKRRRRKSSSRDSGRESFSENVDVVVVRPGSPTIRVFDRKCRSGKGRGLPKRGVAGGKGVWGAPPEVYDLEDPSCEDEDAQEGETVYEMVVLELDDEEFNKAVTLIIQEYFEHGDTSEVLALLEGVTLGRRKYEIPFLAVNLSLDGKASHRELTSCLLTNLMGKCLSNGDVAVAFDALLEELPELILDTPAAPQMLGQFIARAIADHVLPADYLEGYKGKVDCDHVRVTLNRAAVLLSMKRGVLRLDNVWGVGGGQRPVKELVKEMNLLLEEYLFSEDAKEAERCVRELEVPHFHHELVYEAVVKAVESMNRESPKRMMKLLKSFWESGLVTADQMIQGFKRVFSMTEDLHLDIPNCYPALENFVELCYLEGVISKQLHDHCPTKQVNKSW, translated from the exons ATGGGAACCGAAATTCAACAATGCGATACTGTGGCGCTtg CTCCCGAGGCTCTGTCTCTGTCAGGTAAGGATCGTATAGTGGCTCCGGAGAGAGACTGGCCGTCATCTCTGGACCGAGAGCAGCAGGAGGCACGGCTCCAAGCAAAGGCAAAGAGGAGACGGCGAAAGTCCTCTTCTCGGGACTCTGGACGCGAGTCCTTCTCGGAAAATGTGGACGTTGTTGTTGTTCGGCCTGGGAGTCCCACAATCCGGGTGTTTGACAGGAAATGTAGGTCTGGGAAGGGCAGAGGACTGCCCAAGAGAG GGGTTGCTGGAGGGAAAGGTGTTTGGGGAGCACCCCCAGAGGTCTATGATCTTGAGGACCCAAGCTGTGAAGATGAAGATGCTCAAGAG GGGGAAACTGTTTATGAAATGGTTGTCCTAGAACTGGATGATGAAGAGTTTAACAAGGCAGTGACCCTTATTATACAGGAGTATTTCGAGCACGGAGACACCAGTGAGGTGCTG GCTCTCTTGGAAGGTGTAACCCTTGGCAGGAGAAAGTATGAGATCCCATTCCTGGCTGTGAACCTGTCTCTGGATGGCAAGGCCAGCCACCGGGAGCTAACCTCCTGTCTACTCACTAATCTTATGGGGAAGTGTCTATCCAATGGGGATGTGGCTGTCGCTTTCGATGCCCTGCTGGAAGAGCTGCCCGAACTGATCCTGGACACGCCGGCAGCACCGCAG atgttggGCCAGTTTATTGCTCGTGCAATAGCTGACCATGTTCTCCCTGCAGATTACTTGGAAGGTTACAAAGGCAAAGTGGATTGTGATCATGTTCG GGTGACACTGAATCGGGCTGCTGTGCTGCTCAGTATGAAGAGAGGTGTGTTGCGTCTGGACAATGTTTGGGGGGTAGGCGGAGGACAGAGACCTGTCAAAGAGCTTGTTAAAGAG ATGAACTTGCTGCTGGAAGAGTATCTGTTCTCTGAGGATGCAAAGGAGGCTGAGAGGTGTGTGCGTGAGCTGGAGGTGCCACACTTTCACCATGAGCTTGTCTATGAG GCTGTTGTGAAAGCTGTTGAGTCAATGAATAGAGAGAGCCCCAAGAGGATGATGAAGTTGCTGAAATCCTTCTGGGAATCTGGACTTGTCACTGCTGACCAAATGATCCAG gggTTTAAGCGGGTGTTTTCAATGACAGAAGATCTCCACCTGGACATCCCAAACTGTTACCCAGCTCTGGAGAATTTTGTGGAACTGTGTTACCTGGAAGGTGTAATCAGCAAGCAGCTCCATGATCATTGCCCTACAAAACAG gTGAATAAGAGTTGGTGA